Proteins encoded within one genomic window of Cellulomonas flavigena DSM 20109:
- a CDS encoding metal ABC transporter substrate-binding protein, whose translation MSRSPLPPALVVAPALAVLALAGCAPGSAGTGSPAASGGTVEVLASFYPLQMVAQEVGGDRVTTGSLTPPGAEPHDVELSPAQVASVSASQLVVYLSGFQPAVDDAVEQAGPRHVVDAADVADLVATEDEHTEDEHADHGDLDPHFWLDPTRVPPVADAVADALSEIDPEGADTYRANAEALAARLTALDEELTSGLATCERRVVVTSHEAFGYLAARYDLEQVGISGVDPETEPSPARLREVGDVVRSEGVTTVFFETLASPKVARTLAADLGVETAVLDPLEGLRDDTDDYFSVSRDNLEALRVALSCS comes from the coding sequence ATGTCCAGGTCCCCGCTGCCACCCGCGCTCGTCGTCGCCCCCGCCCTCGCGGTGCTCGCCCTCGCCGGCTGCGCGCCGGGCTCCGCCGGCACCGGGAGCCCTGCGGCGAGCGGCGGGACCGTCGAGGTGCTCGCGTCCTTCTACCCGCTGCAGATGGTGGCGCAGGAAGTGGGCGGCGACCGGGTGACCACCGGCTCGCTCACCCCGCCGGGAGCGGAGCCGCACGACGTCGAGCTCTCCCCCGCCCAGGTCGCGTCCGTCAGCGCGTCCCAGCTCGTCGTGTACCTCTCGGGGTTCCAGCCCGCCGTGGACGACGCCGTCGAGCAGGCCGGGCCCCGGCACGTCGTCGACGCTGCCGACGTCGCCGACCTCGTGGCCACCGAGGACGAGCACACCGAGGACGAGCACGCCGACCACGGTGACCTCGACCCGCACTTCTGGCTCGACCCGACACGCGTGCCGCCGGTCGCCGACGCCGTCGCCGACGCGCTCTCCGAGATCGACCCCGAGGGCGCCGACACCTACCGCGCGAACGCCGAGGCACTCGCAGCCCGCCTGACCGCGCTGGACGAGGAGCTCACCTCCGGGCTCGCCACCTGCGAGCGCCGCGTGGTCGTCACCTCGCACGAGGCGTTCGGCTACCTCGCCGCGCGCTACGACCTCGAGCAGGTCGGGATCTCCGGTGTCGACCCGGAGACCGAGCCGTCCCCCGCGCGACTGCGCGAGGTCGGCGACGTCGTCCGGTCCGAGGGCGTCACGACCGTCTTCTTCGAGACCCTCGCCTCGCCGAAGGTCGCCCGGACGCTCGCCGCCGACCTGGGCGTCGAGACCGCCGTCCTGGACCCCCTGGAGGGGCTGCGCGACGACACTGACGACTACTTCTCCGTCTCTCGTGACAACCTCGAGGCGCTGCGCGTGGCATTGTCCTGCTCGTGA
- a CDS encoding metal ABC transporter ATP-binding protein: MNAIEATGVQVTLGGRPIVREVDLTVPTGQVLALLGTNGSGKSTLVRALLGVVPTVAGDVRLLGAPLGRAVPWERVGYVPQRVGAPGGVPATALEVVVSGLLHGRRLRPPRDRRARALAALDALGVGHLQDRRVQELSGGQQQRVLIARALVRRPALLVLDEPTSGIDLPTQESFVTALSELRDAGTTVVVILHEIGPFAPLVDRAVVLRHGRVVHDGPPPPARGEHGAVDHDHTHPHTDPAAPSDGPDLTLEVTP; this comes from the coding sequence GTGAACGCGATCGAGGCCACCGGCGTCCAGGTGACGCTCGGCGGCCGTCCCATCGTCCGCGAGGTCGACCTCACCGTCCCCACGGGGCAGGTCCTCGCCCTGCTCGGCACCAACGGCTCGGGCAAGTCGACGCTGGTCCGGGCACTGCTCGGCGTGGTGCCGACCGTCGCGGGGGACGTGCGCCTCCTCGGCGCACCGCTCGGGCGTGCCGTGCCGTGGGAGCGCGTCGGGTACGTGCCGCAGCGCGTGGGCGCGCCGGGCGGGGTGCCGGCGACCGCGCTCGAGGTGGTCGTCTCCGGGCTCCTCCACGGCCGGCGGCTGCGCCCGCCGAGGGACCGCCGTGCGCGGGCCCTCGCGGCGCTCGACGCCCTGGGCGTCGGCCACCTGCAGGACCGCCGCGTGCAGGAGCTGTCGGGCGGGCAGCAGCAGCGCGTGCTCATCGCTCGGGCGCTCGTCCGACGCCCCGCGCTGCTCGTGCTCGACGAGCCGACGTCCGGCATCGACCTGCCGACGCAGGAGTCGTTCGTCACCGCGCTGTCCGAGCTGCGTGACGCCGGCACCACGGTGGTGGTGATCCTCCACGAGATCGGCCCCTTCGCGCCGCTCGTCGACCGCGCCGTCGTGCTGCGCCACGGGCGTGTCGTGCACGACGGTCCCCCACCGCCCGCGCGCGGCGAGCACGGGGCCGTCGACCACGACCACACGCACCCCCACACCGACCCTGCCGCGCCGTCGGACGGCCCGGACCTCACGCTGGAGGTGACCCCGTGA